From one Doryrhamphus excisus isolate RoL2022-K1 chromosome 9, RoL_Dexc_1.0, whole genome shotgun sequence genomic stretch:
- the LOC131135478 gene encoding dual specificity protein phosphatase 19-like: MQSLAEEIQSFSRTRLKRQCTRVTSLSGRRIIETWKGSMMTVVDDPVPPEKLLGYVPDTSWDLQVGVVKPYLLLGSQDAAHDFSTLRKHKVSHILNVAFGVENVFPDLFIYKTVSILDHPDTDLVPHLQECCDFIQQAKTEKGVVLVHCNTGISRAPAAIIGYLMSCDDQSFDDAFSFVKAARPTACPNPGFLDQLRKYKMEKAPASKH, encoded by the exons ATGCAGTCCCTGGCCGAGGAAATCCAGAGTTTTTCTCGGACGCGTCTGAAAAGGCAGTGCACTCGCGTGACTTCACTGAGCGGCCGCCGCATCATTGAGACCTGGAAGGGGTCTATGATGACGGTAGTGGATGACCCGGTCCCCCCGGAGAAGCTGCTAGGATACGTCCCAGATACCTCGTGGGACCTCCAGGTGGGCGTGGTCAAGCCCTACTTGCTGCTGG GTTCTCAGGATGCTGCACATGACTTCAGCACCTTAAGGAAACACAAG GTGTCACACATCCTCAACGTGGCTTTTGGAGTGGAGAACGTCTTCCCTGACCTGTTCATCTACAAGACAGTTAGCATTCTGGACCATCCTGACACGGACCTGGTGCCACACCTCCAGGAATGTTGTGACTTCATTCAGCAAGCTAAAACTGAG AAAGGCGTGGTCCTGGTCCACTGTAACACTGGCATCTCTCGAGCTCCGGCGGCAATCATTGGCTACCTGATGTCATGTGACGACCAGTCCTTTGACGACGCCTTCTCCTTCGTCAAGGCAGCCCGGCCCACCGCCTGCCCAAACCCTGGCTTCCTGGACCAGCTGAGGAAGTACAAGATGGAGAAGGCGCCTGCTAGCAAACACTGA
- the frzb gene encoding secreted frizzled-related protein 3, whose translation MLSAGLCVPLLAAACCALWPAAVRAASCEPVRIPLCRSMPWNMTKMPNHLHHSTQDNAVLAIEQFEGLLGTGCSPDLLFFLCAMYAPICTIDFQHEPIKPCKAVCERAKQGCEPVMKRYNHSWPDSLACSELPLYDRGVCISPEAIVKAEGPDPYYQDPARCNPESSPDFPMDSNNLHCRGPDRCRCKTVKMGLKTYLKNNYNYVIRARVREVRNRGMEPTAVVEVKEVLKSSLVNIPRETLTLYYSSSCLCPPVTAGEEYLIMGYENEETSRLLLIDGSIAQKWKDKMGRKVKRWDQILQGKARAAHRRSRH comes from the exons ATGCTCTCGGCGGGACTGTGCGTGCCTCTGCTGGCCGCGGCGTGCTGTGCGCTGTGGCCGGCTGCGGTCCGGGCAGCGTCCTGCGAGCCGGTTCGGATCCCACTGTGCCGGTCCATGCCCTGGAACATGACCAAGATGCCGAACCACCTCCACCACAGCACGCAAGACAACGCCGTGCTGGCCATCGAGCAATTTGAAGGGCTGCTGG GTACCGGCTGCAGTCCGGACTTGCTCTTCTTCCTGTGTGCCATGTACGCTCCCATTTGTACCATCGACTTCCAGCACGAACCCATCAAGCCATGCAAGGCAGTGTGCGAGCGCGCCAAGCAGGGCTGTGAGCCCGTCATGAAGCGCTACAACCACAGCTGGCCCGACAGCCTGGCCTGCAGCGAGTTGCCGCTGTATGACCGCGGCGTCTGCATCTCACCCGAGGCCATCGTCAAGGCTGAGGGACCAG ATCCATACTACCAGGACCCAGCCAGGTGTAACCCAG AATCCAGTCCAGACTTTCCAATGGACTCCAACAACCTTCACTGCAGAGGACCCG atcgCTGCAGATGTAAGACAGTCAAAATGGGTTTGAAAACCTACTTGAAGAACAACTACAACTATG TGATCCGGGCCAGGGTGAGGGAGGTGAGGAATCGCGGCATGGAGCCCACGGCAGTGGTGGAGGTGAAGGAAGTTCTCAAGTCTTCCCTGGTCAACATTCCTAGGGAGACGCTGACTCTGTACTACTCGTCCTCCTGCCTGTGCCCCCCTGTGACGGCCGGGGAGGAGTACCTCATCATGGGCTATGAAAATGAGGAGACGTCCAG GTTGCTCCTGATTGACGGCTCCATCGCTCAGAAATGGAAGGACAAGATGGGCAGGAAGGTCAAG AGGTGGGATCAGATTCTGCAAGGAAAAGCCAGAGCAGCTCATCGCCGAAGTCGCCACTGA